One window of Candidatus Phytoplasma solani genomic DNA carries:
- the trpS gene encoding tryptophan--tRNA ligase, with protein sequence MQKKRLVSGIKPTGELTLGNYIGVLQPLLFLQKYLKNFDFYLFIADLHALTFYQEPVQLKKQIKKVAALYLAAGLEPEKINLFVQSEIIEHSYLGYLLECNSYFNELQRMIQYKEKSKKNNDSIRTSLFTYPTLMAADILIYDANLVPIGQDQKQHLELTKTLAIRFNNLYGNTFIVPEAFFNPLGTKIKSLQNPLKKMSKSKTENDKNYILLLDEPKEIKKKIMSAMTDSETIIKYDPENKPSISNLLTIYASLKKVSMQESEKIFQLSSYKNLKDKVYEVIIEFIVPLQRKFYQLIDSPQLNAILDEGAKKARFIAAYKIKEVQKKLGIARF encoded by the coding sequence ATCCAAAAAAAAAGATTAGTATCAGGAATTAAACCAACAGGAGAATTAACTTTAGGTAATTATATTGGTGTTTTACAACCTTTACTTTTTTTGCAAAAATATTTAAAAAATTTTGATTTTTATCTTTTTATAGCTGATTTGCATGCTCTTACTTTTTATCAAGAACCAGTACAACTAAAAAAACAAATTAAAAAAGTAGCAGCTCTTTATTTAGCAGCAGGATTGGAGCCAGAAAAAATAAACTTATTTGTCCAATCAGAAATTATTGAACATTCTTATTTGGGGTATCTTTTGGAATGTAATTCTTATTTTAATGAACTTCAAAGGATGATTCAATATAAAGAAAAAAGTAAAAAAAATAACGATAGCATACGTACTTCTTTATTCACTTATCCAACATTAATGGCAGCTGATATTTTGATTTATGATGCTAACCTTGTGCCAATCGGTCAAGATCAAAAACAGCATTTAGAACTAACTAAAACATTAGCTATCAGGTTTAATAATTTATATGGAAATACTTTTATAGTTCCAGAAGCTTTTTTTAATCCTTTAGGCACTAAAATTAAATCTTTGCAAAATCCTTTAAAAAAAATGAGTAAAAGTAAAACCGAAAATGATAAAAATTATATTTTACTTTTAGATGAACCCAAAGAAATTAAAAAAAAAATCATGTCTGCTATGACTGATTCTGAAACAATCATCAAATATGATCCTGAAAATAAGCCTAGTATTTCTAATCTTTTAACTATTTATGCTTCTTTAAAAAAAGTTAGTATGCAAGAAAGTGAAAAAATATTTCAATTATCTTCTTATAAAAACTTAAAAGATAAAGTTTATGAAGTTATTATAGAATTTATCGTTCCTTTACAACGAAAATTTTATCAGTTAATTGATAGCCCTCAATTAAATGCAATTTTAGATGAAGGAGCTAAAAAAGCTCGTTTTATTGCGGCCTACAAAATCAAAGAAGTACAAAAAAAATTAGGGATTGCTAGATTTTAA
- the sufU gene encoding Fe-S cluster assembly sulfur transfer protein SufU, protein MLEINKLYRDVIMKHYKNPQNWGLSKDNSFISLTHKNVSCGDSIILQIKFFHQKIEDIKYETQSCAICRASASLMSIYLKKIEINECLNKINHFLSMINNQTLDEKQIENDLLLFKHFCQFSGRRACIALPWQALEKIIQKKK, encoded by the coding sequence ATGTTAGAAATAAATAAATTATATCGTGATGTAATTATGAAGCATTATAAAAATCCTCAAAATTGGGGTTTATCTAAAGATAACAGTTTTATTTCTTTAACTCATAAAAACGTTTCTTGTGGAGATTCCATTATTTTACAAATTAAGTTTTTCCACCAAAAAATAGAAGATATCAAATATGAAACTCAATCTTGCGCTATTTGTCGTGCATCGGCTAGTTTAATGTCTATTTATTTAAAAAAGATAGAAATTAACGAATGTTTAAATAAAATAAATCATTTTTTATCTATGATCAATAATCAAACTTTAGACGAAAAACAAATAGAAAATGATTTATTATTGTTTAAACATTTTTGCCAATTTTCAGGAAGAAGAGCTTGTATTGCTCTTCCTTGGCAGGCTTTGGAAAAAATAATTCAAAAAAAGAAATAA
- a CDS encoding aminotransferase class V-fold PLP-dependent enzyme: protein MLKKSFRSLFPILTTNPKLVYFDSAATSLKPKKVIDELISFYHNNGMSNKSFAFLSSQTTLLLNETREKTAFFLNCLSEEVIFTKGTTDSLNLLAQSLGDLLEEGDEIITSELEHNSSILPWLKQAKMKKAKIIFIPLNHQNEITVKNFSKVLTEKTKIVALTHISNLLGYITPIKEIIALSHQKNALVVLDAAQSASHFPIDVKFLDVDFLAFSAHKLYGPFGVGILFGKISLLKKLKPTFFGGNSIQEFSLNHLVLNNSPHKFESGTLNIAGIIAFKKALELIEEINFQEIQRIEKNIHQKILKELKKIPKITIYNPKSFNIITFNLNQIHAHDVETFLAQENIYVRTGRCCAFLAAKKIKQSSVVRISIGIYNNQKDVDILIKNLKKAQDFFMQFSKK, encoded by the coding sequence GTGTTAAAAAAATCTTTCCGTTCTCTTTTTCCTATTTTGACAACCAACCCTAAACTTGTTTATTTTGACTCAGCTGCAACTTCTTTAAAGCCTAAAAAAGTAATAGATGAATTAATTTCCTTTTATCACAATAATGGAATGAGTAATAAATCTTTTGCTTTTTTATCATCTCAAACAACTTTATTATTAAATGAAACTAGGGAGAAAACAGCTTTTTTTCTCAATTGTTTATCTGAAGAGGTTATTTTTACCAAAGGAACTACTGATTCTCTTAATTTATTAGCCCAAAGTTTAGGTGATCTCCTAGAAGAAGGTGATGAAATTATTACATCAGAATTAGAACATAATTCTTCTATATTACCTTGGCTAAAGCAAGCCAAAATGAAAAAAGCAAAAATAATTTTTATTCCTTTGAATCACCAAAACGAAATAACTGTTAAAAATTTTTCAAAAGTTTTAACCGAAAAAACCAAGATAGTAGCTTTAACGCATATTTCTAATTTATTAGGATATATTACCCCTATCAAAGAAATAATTGCTTTATCTCATCAAAAAAATGCTTTAGTGGTTTTGGATGCTGCTCAATCAGCAAGTCATTTTCCTATAGATGTTAAATTTTTAGATGTTGATTTTTTAGCTTTTTCAGCTCATAAATTATATGGTCCTTTCGGAGTAGGAATTTTATTTGGAAAAATTTCTCTTTTGAAAAAATTAAAACCAACCTTTTTTGGTGGTAATTCTATTCAAGAATTTTCGTTAAATCATCTTGTGTTAAATAATTCTCCTCATAAATTTGAATCAGGAACTCTTAATATTGCAGGAATTATTGCTTTTAAAAAAGCTTTAGAATTGATTGAAGAAATTAATTTCCAAGAAATTCAAAGAATCGAAAAAAACATTCATCAAAAAATTCTTAAAGAATTAAAAAAAATTCCCAAAATAACGATTTACAACCCTAAATCTTTTAATATTATTACTTTCAATTTAAATCAAATTCATGCTCATGATGTAGAAACTTTTTTAGCTCAAGAAAATATTTACGTAAGAACAGGAAGATGTTGTGCTTTTTTAGCAGCCAAAAAAATAAAACAGTCTAGTGTGGTACGTATTTCTATAGGTATTTATAACAATCAAAAAGATGTTGATATCTTAATAAAAAACTTGAAAAAAGCACAAGATTTTTTTATGCAATTTTCTAAAAAGTAA
- the tyrS gene encoding tyrosine--tRNA ligase, translating into MSFYEELKWRNLIKDCSNEKELKDILDHKQVKFYCGFDPTSDSLTVGHLVQITMILLLQKQGHLPFILIGGATGLIGDPKETEERKLLSLETSLKNAQNLELQLKAILFQEKINFMNNYEWLSKLDIITFLRKYGKFFNVNYMLGKKTVAKRLFSGISFTEFTYMILQSLDFYHLYKNHNVQLQLGGSDQWGNITSGLELIRKISKDHIAFGVSTPLLLNANGTKFGKSEQGVLWLNPKKTSPYEIYQYFLNVSDEEIINYLKKLTLIPKEEILELEKATFQNPQKRLAQKTLANNIICLIYSQKVLQECLKTNEILFLNQKEAFQEKDFILLAKTLFCYSTPLDSISLVDVLVKTKLTTSKSEARKFIQKGNIQIFNQKIKNPDYLITKETTLFTKYTLLKKGKKHNALIIFN; encoded by the coding sequence ATGTCTTTTTATGAAGAATTAAAATGGCGTAATTTAATTAAAGATTGTAGTAATGAAAAAGAATTAAAAGATATTTTAGATCATAAACAAGTTAAATTTTATTGTGGTTTTGATCCCACTTCCGATTCTTTAACTGTAGGACATTTAGTTCAGATAACAATGATTTTATTATTACAAAAACAAGGACATTTACCTTTTATTTTGATTGGTGGAGCTACTGGTTTAATTGGTGATCCAAAAGAGACAGAAGAAAGAAAATTATTATCTTTGGAAACATCATTAAAAAACGCTCAAAATCTTGAATTGCAATTGAAAGCAATTTTATTTCAAGAAAAAATAAATTTTATGAATAATTATGAATGGCTTTCTAAGTTAGATATAATTACTTTTTTAAGAAAATATGGTAAGTTTTTTAATGTTAATTATATGTTAGGAAAAAAAACAGTGGCCAAAAGATTGTTTTCTGGCATTTCTTTTACTGAGTTTACTTATATGATTTTACAATCTTTAGATTTTTACCATTTATATAAAAACCATAATGTTCAATTGCAATTAGGTGGTTCTGATCAATGGGGTAATATTACAAGTGGTTTAGAATTAATTAGAAAAATATCAAAAGACCATATTGCTTTTGGTGTTAGTACACCTCTTTTATTAAATGCTAATGGTACTAAATTTGGCAAAAGTGAACAAGGTGTTTTGTGGTTAAATCCTAAAAAAACCTCTCCTTATGAAATTTATCAATATTTTTTAAATGTTTCTGATGAAGAAATTATTAATTACTTAAAAAAACTTACTTTAATTCCTAAAGAAGAGATTTTAGAATTAGAAAAAGCAACTTTCCAAAATCCTCAAAAGCGATTAGCTCAAAAAACTTTAGCCAATAACATCATTTGTTTAATTTATTCTCAAAAAGTTTTGCAAGAATGTCTTAAAACCAATGAAATTTTATTTTTAAATCAAAAAGAAGCTTTTCAAGAAAAAGATTTCATTTTATTAGCTAAAACATTATTTTGCTACTCAACTCCATTAGATTCCATTTCCTTAGTTGATGTTTTAGTTAAAACTAAATTAACAACTTCTAAAAGTGAAGCTCGTAAATTTATTCAAAAAGGAAATATTCAAATTTTTAACCAAAAAATCAAAAATCCTGATTATTTGATTACTAAAGAAACTACTTTATTCACTAAATACACCCTTTTAAAAAAAGGTAAAAAACACAACGCTTTAATTATCTTTAATTAA
- the rplS gene encoding 50S ribosomal protein L19 encodes MSQLKGQNLIESVTQHQLKEIPSFKPGDTVRVFIKIEEINRKRIQIFEGLVIKRQGRLMSETFTVRKIFSGVGVELTFPLYSPSNEKIEIVRYGIVRRAKLHYVRNLSSKASRIKEKR; translated from the coding sequence ATGTCTCAATTAAAAGGACAAAATTTAATAGAATCAGTCACTCAACACCAACTGAAAGAAATTCCTTCTTTTAAACCCGGAGATACTGTTAGAGTTTTTATTAAAATTGAAGAAATAAATCGCAAAAGAATTCAAATTTTTGAAGGTTTGGTTATCAAACGACAAGGACGTCTTATGTCAGAAACTTTTACTGTTAGAAAAATCTTTTCAGGGGTAGGGGTAGAACTTACTTTCCCGTTGTATTCACCTTCTAACGAAAAAATAGAAATTGTACGTTATGGTATTGTTCGTCGTGCTAAATTACATTATGTTCGCAATCTTTCTTCTAAAGCTTCACGAATTAAAGAAAAAAGATAA
- the trmD gene encoding tRNA (guanosine(37)-N1)-methyltransferase TrmD, whose product MIIEIITIFPFFFRSFCDNSIIKRALEQKKVQIKVHDLRKYSVNKHHQVDDCVYGGGAGMLLSFPPFFDCLQEIKTPQSKVILLSPQGKLFNQLQATNYVLKESHLIILCSNYEGVDARILKYIDQEISIGDYVLTGGEIAATVLIDAIVRLIPGVIKQESYLCDSHQQGLLKFPQYTRPQSYQNQEVPSVLLSGNHAKIKSWRQKESLRITLQKRPDLLANKKLTPKEKVILEEIKQELTNNS is encoded by the coding sequence ATGATTATTGAAATTATAACTATTTTTCCTTTTTTTTTTAGAAGTTTTTGTGATAATTCTATTATCAAAAGAGCTTTAGAACAAAAAAAAGTTCAAATAAAAGTTCATGATTTAAGAAAATACAGCGTTAATAAACATCACCAAGTAGATGATTGTGTTTATGGAGGGGGAGCAGGAATGTTACTTTCTTTTCCTCCTTTTTTTGATTGTCTTCAAGAAATCAAAACTCCCCAAAGTAAAGTTATTTTACTCTCTCCTCAGGGTAAACTTTTTAATCAATTGCAAGCAACTAATTACGTTTTAAAAGAATCTCATTTAATTATTTTATGTAGTAATTATGAAGGGGTGGATGCAAGAATCTTAAAATACATTGATCAAGAAATTTCAATAGGTGATTATGTTTTAACCGGAGGAGAAATTGCTGCCACCGTTTTAATTGATGCCATTGTTCGTCTTATTCCTGGTGTTATCAAACAAGAATCTTATCTTTGTGATTCACATCAACAAGGTTTATTGAAATTTCCTCAATATACAAGACCACAAAGTTATCAAAACCAGGAAGTACCTTCAGTTTTGTTATCTGGCAATCATGCCAAAATTAAAAGTTGGCGTCAAAAAGAAAGTTTAAGAATTACTTTACAAAAAAGACCTGATCTTTTAGCAAATAAGAAATTAACCCCAAAAGAAAAAGTAATTTTAGAAGAAATTAAACAAGAATTGACAAATAATTCTTAA
- the rpsP gene encoding 30S ribosomal protein S16 codes for MAIKMRLQRFGVHKRPFYRVVTSDSRNARDGKFLEILGTYDTILNIIKLDHDKIQKWLSNGAQLTKTVKKILKKDNFVTKTTTKMKKSSVTK; via the coding sequence ATGGCGATAAAAATGCGTTTGCAACGATTCGGAGTGCATAAAAGACCTTTTTATAGGGTAGTTACAAGTGATTCTAGAAACGCTAGAGACGGTAAATTTTTAGAAATTTTAGGAACTTATGATACTATTTTAAACATTATCAAGTTAGATCATGATAAAATTCAAAAGTGGTTATCCAATGGTGCTCAACTAACTAAAACAGTTAAAAAAATCTTGAAAAAAGATAATTTTGTTACCAAAACAACAACCAAAATGAAAAAGTCAAGTGTTACAAAATAA
- the prfB gene encoding peptide chain release factor 2: MEKYEINQNLENISQNLRDLKKALNLNKNNQTLIKLNDLMQKKDFWDNPQKAIKISQKFNDLQEKINTLVHLENNYQDLVDFFNFEDSQNNETIFLEEELKNLIEAVFNFKIKIFLNQPYDNNNAILIFHPGAGGTESQDWCEMLFRMYQKYAQKKNFKIEILDYQSGEEAGLKSATLLVKGDYAYGYLKAEKGVHRLVRVSPFDANAKRHTSFVSCDVLPEIKDEIKINLQTENLKIDVFRSSGAGGQHVNTTDSAVRITHLPTGLVVGCQNERSQIKNREKALQMLKTKLFQLALKQQKEENAKKFQSEQKEIGWGSQIRSYIFHPYKMVKDHRTNQEIFQLEQVMDGNIDDFINGYLSKIPFNE, encoded by the coding sequence ATGGAAAAATATGAAATTAACCAAAATTTAGAAAACATATCTCAAAATTTAAGAGATTTAAAAAAAGCTCTTAATTTAAATAAAAATAATCAAACTTTGATAAAACTTAATGATTTAATGCAAAAAAAAGATTTTTGGGATAATCCACAAAAAGCAATTAAAATAAGTCAAAAGTTTAATGATCTACAAGAAAAAATAAACACTTTAGTTCATTTGGAAAATAATTATCAAGATTTAGTAGATTTTTTTAATTTCGAAGATAGCCAAAATAATGAAACTATTTTTTTGGAAGAGGAATTAAAAAACTTAATAGAAGCTGTTTTTAACTTTAAAATTAAAATTTTTTTAAATCAGCCTTATGACAATAATAACGCTATTTTAATTTTTCACCCTGGAGCAGGCGGAACTGAATCACAAGATTGGTGTGAAATGCTTTTTAGAATGTATCAAAAATACGCTCAAAAAAAGAATTTTAAAATAGAAATCCTTGATTATCAATCAGGTGAGGAAGCTGGTCTTAAATCGGCTACTTTATTGGTTAAAGGTGATTATGCTTACGGTTATTTAAAAGCTGAAAAAGGAGTTCATCGTTTAGTTAGGGTTTCTCCTTTCGATGCTAATGCCAAAAGGCATACTTCTTTTGTTTCTTGTGATGTCTTGCCTGAGATCAAAGATGAAATTAAAATTAATTTGCAAACAGAGAATTTAAAAATTGATGTGTTTAGAAGTAGTGGTGCCGGAGGACAGCATGTCAACACTACAGATTCAGCAGTTAGAATTACTCATTTACCAACCGGATTGGTGGTTGGTTGTCAAAATGAACGTAGTCAAATTAAAAATCGCGAAAAAGCCTTACAAATGCTTAAAACTAAGTTATTTCAGTTAGCCTTAAAGCAGCAAAAAGAAGAAAATGCTAAAAAATTTCAAAGCGAGCAAAAAGAAATCGGCTGGGGTTCTCAAATTAGAAGTTATATTTTTCATCCTTATAAAATGGTCAAAGATCATCGCACTAATCAAGAAATTTTTCAATTAGAACAAGTAATGGATGGCAATATTGATGATTTTATTAATGGATATTTAAGTAAAATACCTTTTAATGAATAA
- the secA gene encoding preprotein translocase subunit SecA — protein MFNFLKKIFNSSKRALRKARVIANKVQNLSQTMSLLQDQDFVEKTNKFKQRYQKGETLNQLLPEAYALAREATKRVTGLTPYYVQVLGAIILHQGNIAEMKTGEGKTLTAIMPAYLNALSGDSVHIVTVNEYLAKREFEGKIGEVFRFLGLSVGINIKDKNIEEKQAAYLCDVLYTINSELGFDYLRDNMEIDAHNLVMKRPYSYAIVDEVDSILIDEARTPLIISQSTKETKNLYKEANRFVKTLKSQHYLIELESKTIELTEEGMNKAENFFQIENLYDIQYSSLLHHIKNALKAFFTMHKNKDYLVDQNQVLIIDQFTGRVLKGRQFSDGLHQALEAKEGVLIKEETSIGATITYQNFFRLYHKLSGMTGTAKTEEDEFRDIYNMEVIEIPTNLPMIRIDEPDFIFVTMKEKYDALIDEILERHKLGQPILIGTTTVEVSEIIAKKLKKHLIKHEILNAKNHSKEAEIITKAGLKNSVTIATNMAGRGTDIRLGEGVIALGGLAVLGTERHESRRIDNQLRGRAGRQGDPGYSRFFISSQDELAQRFGGTKIEKIISLLQQINTSEKKTSSKMITKFFTKIQKKVESSNFDYRKYLLKYDDILRIQREIIYGQRKEILNSSHPEKIALNLIEKTINQAIIPYFSNKKSSNQAKSLILFLEKNFFPKETFDLKEVQVIFEKFTNKTFIEFKKHLLDKITTILKSQKTFFEKENSDIQFFYQVIRWIMLKIIDNHYKRHINDMSILRQGIGFVGYGQQDSFIEYQKEGQLFFNKMIHQIAIDITNTILKFSLLQNFKNMPKPQKNILNDNNSDNANIVKKRRKIRISKKPWN, from the coding sequence ATGTTTAATTTTTTAAAAAAAATATTTAATTCTTCTAAAAGAGCTTTAAGAAAAGCTAGAGTTATTGCTAATAAAGTGCAAAATCTAAGTCAAACTATGTCTTTATTACAGGATCAAGATTTTGTTGAAAAAACAAACAAATTCAAACAAAGATATCAAAAGGGAGAAACCCTTAATCAATTATTACCTGAAGCTTATGCTTTAGCAAGAGAAGCCACTAAAAGAGTTACAGGTTTAACTCCTTATTACGTTCAGGTTTTAGGAGCTATTATTTTGCATCAAGGCAATATTGCTGAAATGAAAACTGGTGAAGGAAAAACTTTAACAGCTATTATGCCTGCTTATTTAAACGCTTTAAGTGGTGATTCAGTGCATATAGTTACAGTTAATGAATATTTAGCTAAAAGAGAATTTGAAGGCAAGATTGGGGAAGTTTTTCGTTTTTTAGGACTTTCAGTTGGAATTAACATTAAAGATAAAAACATTGAAGAAAAACAAGCAGCTTATTTATGTGATGTCCTTTATACTATCAATTCTGAACTTGGTTTTGATTATTTAAGAGATAATATGGAAATTGATGCTCATAATTTAGTGATGAAACGACCTTATAGCTACGCTATTGTCGATGAAGTAGATTCTATTTTGATTGATGAAGCCCGCACTCCTTTAATCATTTCTCAAAGCACGAAAGAAACTAAAAATTTATATAAAGAAGCTAATCGCTTTGTAAAAACACTAAAAAGTCAACATTATCTTATTGAGTTAGAAAGCAAAACCATTGAATTAACTGAAGAAGGGATGAACAAAGCTGAAAATTTTTTTCAAATTGAAAATTTATATGATATACAATATTCTTCACTGCTTCATCATATCAAAAACGCCCTAAAAGCTTTTTTTACAATGCATAAAAATAAAGATTATTTGGTTGATCAAAATCAAGTTCTAATTATTGATCAATTTACTGGAAGGGTTTTAAAAGGGCGTCAATTTAGTGATGGTTTGCACCAAGCTTTAGAAGCCAAAGAAGGGGTTTTAATCAAAGAAGAAACTTCTATTGGAGCTACTATTACCTATCAAAATTTTTTCCGTCTTTATCATAAATTATCAGGGATGACAGGAACTGCTAAAACTGAAGAAGATGAATTTAGAGATATTTATAATATGGAAGTGATTGAAATTCCTACTAACCTTCCTATGATTAGGATTGATGAACCTGATTTTATTTTTGTGACTATGAAAGAAAAATATGATGCTTTAATTGATGAAATATTAGAAAGACATAAATTAGGACAACCTATTTTAATTGGGACAACTACAGTTGAAGTTTCTGAGATTATTGCCAAAAAACTAAAAAAACATTTAATTAAACATGAAATATTAAATGCTAAAAATCACTCTAAAGAGGCTGAAATAATTACCAAAGCTGGACTAAAAAACTCAGTTACGATAGCTACTAATATGGCGGGAAGAGGAACTGATATTCGTTTAGGTGAAGGCGTAATTGCTTTAGGGGGGTTGGCTGTTTTAGGAACCGAAAGACATGAATCAAGAAGAATTGATAACCAATTGAGAGGACGCGCTGGACGTCAAGGAGATCCTGGTTATTCTCGTTTTTTTATTTCTAGCCAAGATGAACTAGCGCAAAGATTTGGTGGTACAAAAATTGAAAAAATTATTTCTTTGTTGCAACAAATAAACACTAGTGAAAAAAAAACATCTTCTAAAATGATTACTAAATTTTTCACCAAAATACAGAAAAAAGTAGAATCTTCTAATTTTGATTATCGTAAATATCTTTTAAAATATGACGATATTTTGCGAATTCAAAGAGAAATTATATACGGTCAAAGAAAAGAAATTTTAAATAGTTCTCATCCTGAAAAAATAGCTCTTAATTTAATTGAAAAAACAATTAATCAAGCTATTATTCCTTATTTTTCCAATAAAAAAAGTTCTAACCAAGCAAAATCATTAATTCTTTTTTTAGAAAAAAACTTTTTCCCCAAAGAAACTTTTGATTTAAAAGAAGTCCAAGTGATATTTGAAAAATTTACCAACAAAACCTTTATTGAATTTAAAAAACACTTATTAGACAAAATTACAACTATTTTAAAAAGTCAAAAAACTTTTTTTGAAAAGGAAAATAGCGATATTCAATTTTTTTATCAAGTTATAAGATGGATTATGTTAAAAATAATTGATAATCATTATAAACGTCATATTAACGATATGAGTATTTTAAGGCAAGGTATTGGTTTTGTGGGTTATGGACAACAAGATTCTTTTATTGAATATCAAAAAGAAGGACAACTATTTTTTAATAAAATGATTCATCAAATAGCTATTGATATCACTAATACTATTTTAAAATTTTCCTTATTACAAAACTTTAAAAACATGCCGAAACCACAAAAAAACATTTTAAATGATAATAATTCTGATAATGCTAATATAGTCAAAAAAAGAAGAAAAATTCGCATTTCTAAAAAACCTTGGAATTAA
- the lysS gene encoding lysine--tRNA ligase has product MTKKMTEQEAIRYQKIKKLKKLKIDPFGKKFICSQTIENLILNYQNINKEKLEQTKIDVAIAGRIVLKRGQGKAGFLHLQDFNFRIQVYLKLDLLGNDPFSLYQNSDLGDIIGIKGFLFKTKTQELTIKALEFIHLTKTLKPLPDKFHGLQKREEMRKKRYVDLIVNEKSRQVFFIRSLIVKAIRNFFDNEGFLEVETPILQSTLGGAAAKPFITHHNALNCDFYLRIATELPLKKLIVGGMNKVYEIGRLFRNEGVDATHNPEFSTIEAYQAYADMQDIMELTQKCLQYVCQKVLKSLDFSYQNKKISFQNFQKISMTDAIKDQTGIDFQKHLSLETCLQLAKQHDINVMSHFIQGHIIEAFFEKYVENKLIQPTFIYGHPVEISPLAKNNEKDPRFADRFELFIDGKEFANAFSELNDPIEQENRFLNQLKQKELGNDEANEMDYDFLNALSYGMPPTGGLGMGIDRIVMLLTDTANIRDVILFPHFKNKNVLKENLKKK; this is encoded by the coding sequence ATGACTAAAAAAATGACAGAACAAGAAGCTATTAGATATCAAAAAATCAAGAAGTTAAAAAAATTAAAAATTGATCCTTTTGGTAAAAAATTTATTTGTTCACAAACAATTGAAAATCTTATTTTAAATTATCAAAATATAAATAAAGAAAAGTTAGAACAAACAAAAATTGATGTAGCTATAGCAGGAAGGATTGTTTTAAAAAGAGGGCAAGGAAAAGCTGGTTTTTTACATTTACAAGATTTTAATTTTAGAATCCAAGTTTATCTAAAACTTGATTTATTAGGTAATGATCCTTTTAGTCTTTATCAAAATTCTGATTTAGGCGATATTATAGGAATTAAGGGTTTTTTATTTAAAACTAAAACTCAAGAACTAACAATTAAAGCTTTAGAATTTATTCATTTAACCAAAACTTTAAAACCATTACCTGATAAATTTCATGGTTTGCAAAAACGCGAAGAAATGAGAAAAAAACGTTATGTTGATCTTATTGTTAATGAGAAAAGTAGACAAGTTTTTTTTATTCGTAGTCTGATTGTTAAAGCAATTCGTAATTTTTTTGATAATGAAGGTTTTTTAGAGGTAGAAACTCCTATTTTGCAATCAACTTTGGGAGGGGCAGCCGCTAAACCCTTTATCACGCATCACAACGCTTTAAATTGTGACTTTTATTTGAGAATAGCTACTGAATTGCCTTTAAAAAAATTGATTGTTGGTGGAATGAACAAGGTTTATGAAATTGGACGTCTTTTTCGCAATGAAGGGGTTGACGCAACTCATAACCCTGAATTTAGCACCATCGAAGCTTACCAAGCTTATGCAGATATGCAAGATATTATGGAATTAACTCAAAAATGTCTTCAATATGTTTGTCAAAAAGTGTTAAAAAGTTTAGATTTTAGTTATCAAAATAAAAAAATTAGCTTTCAAAATTTTCAAAAAATCAGCATGACTGACGCTATCAAAGATCAAACAGGAATTGACTTTCAAAAACATTTATCTTTAGAAACTTGTTTGCAGTTAGCAAAACAACATGATATTAACGTTATGTCTCATTTTATTCAAGGTCACATTATAGAAGCTTTTTTTGAAAAATATGTCGAAAATAAATTAATTCAACCTACTTTTATTTATGGACATCCAGTAGAAATTAGTCCTTTAGCAAAAAATAACGAAAAAGATCCCCGTTTTGCCGACCGCTTTGAACTTTTTATTGATGGAAAAGAGTTTGCTAACGCTTTTAGTGAATTAAACGATCCAATAGAACAAGAAAATCGTTTTTTAAATCAATTAAAGCAAAAAGAATTAGGTAATGATGAAGCCAACGAAATGGATTATGATTTTTTAAACGCTTTAAGTTACGGAATGCCTCCAACTGGCGGCTTGGGAATGGGGATTGATCGAATAGTTATGCTTTTAACCGATACCGCCAACATTCGTGATGTTATTTTATTTCCTCATTTCAAAAATAAAAATGTTTTAAAAGAGAACCTTAAAAAAAAATAA